From Streptomyces asiaticus, one genomic window encodes:
- the disA gene encoding DNA integrity scanning diadenylate cyclase DisA, translating into MRASLSAVAPGTALRDGLERVLRGNTGGLIVLGTDKTVESLCTGGFVIDVEFTATRLRELCKLDGALVLDKDITKIVRAGVQLVPDAAIPTEETGTRHRTAQRVSIQTGFPVVSVSQSMRLIALYVDGQRRVLEDSAAILSRANQALATLERYKLRLDEVAGTLSALEIEDLVTVRDVSAVAQRLEMVRRIATEIAEYVVELGTDGRLLSLQLDELIAGVEPERELVVRDYVPEPTAKRTRTVADALAELDRLTHAELLELPIVARALGYTGSPETLDSAVSPRGFRLLAKVPRLPGAIIERLVEHFGGLQKLLAASVDDLQMVDGVGEARARSVREGLSRLAESSILERYV; encoded by the coding sequence ATGCGTGCCTCCCTGAGCGCGGTCGCGCCCGGCACGGCATTGCGCGACGGCCTCGAGCGCGTTCTCCGGGGAAACACCGGCGGGCTGATCGTGCTCGGCACCGACAAGACCGTCGAGTCGCTGTGCACCGGCGGCTTCGTCATCGACGTCGAGTTCACCGCGACCCGGCTGCGCGAGCTGTGCAAGCTGGACGGCGCGCTGGTGCTCGACAAGGACATCACGAAGATCGTGCGGGCCGGGGTGCAGCTGGTCCCGGACGCGGCGATCCCCACCGAGGAGACCGGCACCCGGCACCGGACCGCGCAGCGCGTCTCCATCCAGACCGGCTTCCCGGTGGTCTCGGTCAGCCAGTCGATGCGGCTGATCGCGCTGTATGTGGACGGCCAGCGGCGGGTCCTGGAGGACTCGGCGGCGATCCTCTCCCGCGCCAACCAGGCGCTGGCCACGCTGGAGCGGTACAAGCTCCGCCTCGACGAGGTGGCTGGCACGCTCTCGGCCCTGGAGATCGAGGACCTGGTCACCGTCCGGGATGTGAGCGCGGTCGCGCAGCGGCTGGAGATGGTCCGCCGCATCGCCACCGAGATCGCGGAGTACGTGGTCGAGCTGGGCACCGACGGCCGGCTGCTCTCCCTCCAGCTGGACGAGCTGATCGCGGGCGTGGAGCCCGAGCGCGAGCTGGTGGTGCGGGACTACGTGCCCGAGCCGACCGCCAAGCGCACCCGTACGGTGGCCGACGCACTCGCCGAGCTGGACCGGCTGACCCACGCCGAGCTGCTCGAACTCCCCATCGTGGCCCGCGCGCTGGGCTACACCGGCTCACCCGAGACCCTCGACTCCGCGGTCTCGCCGCGTGGCTTCCGGCTGCTGGCCAAGGTGCCGCGGCTGCCGGGCGCCATCATCGAGCGGCTGGTGGAGCACTTCGGTGGCCTTCAGAAGCTGTTGGCCGCGAGCGTGGACGATCTCCAGATGGTGGACGGTGTGGGCGAGGCCCGGGCGCGCTCGGTCCGCGAGGGGCTGTCGCGGCTGGCGGAGTCGTCCATCCTGGAGCGGTATGTATAG